The following proteins are co-located in the Pseudomonas fluorescens genome:
- a CDS encoding LysR family transcriptional regulator, producing MKIDDIDAFVEVIRCQSISHAAESLQLTQPAITRRVQNFEQALGVELFDRNTKPLKPTLIGTRVYEQCRLILREMDALRELVATDAPPTGVLRLGVPQTIGDAVLLDALKQLRTEYPDLRAQVATGWGSQLVGKIERGELDAAAALFPAGKIFPDNIVGESIGKMELVVVCAQAQLPKKPCKLADVYQNGWILNPDGCGFRAGLQRTLSDQGLALRVNLETFGTELQLGLVADGLGLGLVPRPLLERSAHREQLAVMPLKDFKPVLDLWLIYPHFLGNLQGPVDAFGQWVAASLHKLRDAA from the coding sequence ATGAAAATTGACGATATCGATGCCTTTGTCGAAGTGATTCGTTGCCAGTCCATCAGCCATGCAGCCGAGTCGTTGCAGCTGACCCAGCCGGCTATCACCCGCCGTGTGCAGAACTTCGAGCAGGCGCTGGGTGTGGAGCTGTTCGACCGCAATACCAAACCCCTCAAGCCGACGCTGATCGGCACCCGGGTCTATGAGCAATGCCGTTTGATCCTGCGTGAGATGGATGCCCTGCGTGAGCTTGTAGCCACGGACGCGCCGCCTACCGGTGTGCTGCGCCTGGGTGTGCCGCAGACCATCGGCGATGCGGTGCTGTTGGATGCGCTCAAGCAGTTGCGTACCGAATACCCGGACCTGCGCGCCCAGGTCGCCACCGGCTGGGGCAGCCAGTTGGTGGGCAAGATCGAGCGCGGCGAGCTGGATGCGGCGGCGGCCTTGTTCCCGGCCGGCAAGATATTCCCGGACAACATTGTCGGTGAGTCCATCGGCAAGATGGAGCTGGTGGTGGTGTGTGCCCAGGCACAGTTACCGAAGAAGCCGTGCAAGTTGGCGGACGTGTACCAGAATGGCTGGATTCTCAACCCGGATGGCTGCGGTTTCCGTGCCGGTTTGCAGCGCACGTTGTCCGATCAAGGCTTGGCATTGCGAGTCAACCTGGAAACCTTCGGCACCGAGCTGCAATTGGGGCTGGTAGCGGACGGCCTGGGGCTGGGCCTGGTGCCACGCCCGCTGTTGGAGCGCAGCGCCCATCGCGAGCAACTGGCGGTGATGCCGCTCAAGGACTTCAAGCCGGTGCTGGATTTGTGGCTGATCTACCCGCATTTCCTGGGCAACCTGCAAGGCCCGGTGGATGCGTTTGGCCAGTGGGTGGCGGCGTCGTTGCACAAGCTGCGGGACGCGGCCTGA
- a CDS encoding class II aldolase/adducin family protein — protein MSSVTPISSVSSNVRQRVTPEEWEVRVKLAAAYRLAALYKWTDHIYTHFSARVPGPQEHFLINAFGLLFDEISASNLVKVDLDGTLVDDPTGLGINYAGYVIHSAIHGARHDLQAVLHTHTRDGIAVSAQKDGLLPISQHAIAFSGRVAYHGYEGVALDLDERERLVADLGDKSVMILRNHGLLTAGVSVEHAFQQLQGLERACTIQIAAQAGGNAQLIFPPADVVAKVEEQAKVFSNGEGPGVARHWNALIRQLERTDTDYKN, from the coding sequence ATGAGCAGCGTCACCCCGATCTCCAGCGTTTCCAGCAACGTTCGCCAGCGCGTCACGCCAGAAGAGTGGGAGGTGCGCGTCAAACTGGCCGCGGCCTATCGACTGGCGGCGTTGTACAAGTGGACCGACCACATCTATACGCACTTTTCCGCGCGTGTACCGGGGCCGCAGGAGCATTTTCTGATCAACGCCTTCGGGCTATTGTTCGATGAAATCAGCGCCTCCAACCTGGTCAAGGTCGACCTCGACGGTACCCTGGTCGATGACCCCACCGGCCTGGGCATCAATTACGCCGGGTATGTGATCCATAGCGCTATTCACGGTGCCCGCCACGACCTGCAAGCGGTGCTGCACACTCACACCCGTGACGGTATTGCGGTGTCGGCGCAAAAGGACGGGCTGTTGCCGATCTCCCAACATGCCATCGCGTTCTCCGGGCGAGTCGCCTATCACGGCTATGAGGGCGTGGCCCTGGACCTGGATGAGCGTGAGCGGCTGGTGGCCGATTTGGGTGACAAGAGTGTGATGATCTTGCGCAACCATGGGCTGTTGACGGCTGGCGTCAGCGTGGAGCATGCGTTCCAGCAGCTGCAAGGGTTGGAGCGCGCCTGCACCATCCAGATTGCGGCGCAGGCGGGCGGCAATGCTCAATTGATCTTCCCGCCGGCAGACGTGGTGGCCAAGGTCGAAGAGCAGGCCAAGGTGTTCAGCAATGGCGAAGGGCCGGGCGTGGCACGCCATTGGAATGCGTTGATTCGGCAATTGGAACGCACCGATACCGATTACAAAAACTGA
- a CDS encoding LLM class flavin-dependent oxidoreductase, with protein sequence MSIEFIGYIGGHHASEIHPRSGPTLQPDYVESVARAHEAAGFDRALVAFHSNSPDSTLIAAQAASVTKNLQFLIAHRPGFTQPTLAARQFATLDVFNGGRTAVHIITGGDDRELRADGSHIGKDERYARTDEYLSVVRQEWTSEQPFNFDGTYYQVEGAHSTVKSPQQPHIPVYFGGSSKAAIEVAGKHADVYALWGETYEQVRETVTQVRAEAARHGRTIRFSLSLRPILAETEALAWARAETILQQATALAEKNGFVRREPPNEGSRRLLAAAAQGSRLDKRLWTGIAGLLGAQGNSTSLVGTAEQVAEALLDYYDLGITTFLIRGFDPLNDAIDYGKQLIPLTRQLVAAREQAKQVA encoded by the coding sequence ATGAGCATTGAATTCATCGGCTATATCGGCGGCCACCACGCCTCCGAGATCCACCCGCGCAGCGGCCCTACCCTGCAACCCGACTACGTCGAAAGCGTGGCCCGCGCCCACGAAGCCGCAGGTTTCGACCGCGCCCTGGTGGCCTTCCACTCCAACAGCCCGGACAGCACGCTGATCGCCGCACAGGCCGCCAGCGTGACCAAAAACCTGCAGTTCCTGATCGCCCATCGTCCAGGTTTTACCCAACCGACGCTGGCGGCACGCCAATTCGCCACCCTGGACGTGTTCAACGGTGGCCGCACCGCTGTGCACATCATTACCGGTGGCGACGACCGTGAACTGCGCGCCGATGGCAGCCATATCGGCAAGGACGAACGCTACGCGCGCACCGACGAATACCTCAGTGTGGTACGTCAGGAATGGACCAGCGAACAGCCGTTCAATTTCGACGGCACCTACTATCAGGTGGAGGGCGCGCACTCGACGGTGAAATCGCCGCAGCAGCCGCACATTCCAGTGTATTTCGGGGGTTCGTCCAAGGCCGCCATTGAAGTCGCAGGCAAGCATGCCGACGTGTATGCGCTGTGGGGTGAAACCTATGAGCAGGTGCGCGAAACCGTGACTCAGGTGCGTGCGGAAGCGGCCAGGCACGGGCGTACGATTCGCTTCAGCTTGTCATTGCGACCGATCCTCGCCGAAACCGAGGCGCTGGCATGGGCGCGGGCCGAGACGATCCTGCAACAAGCGACCGCGCTGGCCGAAAAGAATGGCTTTGTGCGCCGTGAACCGCCGAATGAAGGCTCGCGGCGCTTGCTGGCAGCAGCAGCGCAAGGGTCGCGGCTGGATAAGCGTTTGTGGACCGGAATTGCCGGGTTGCTCGGCGCACAGGGCAATTCCACTTCGCTGGTAGGCACCGCCGAACAAGTCGCTGAAGCGTTGCTGGATTACTACGACCTGGGCATCACCACCTTCCTGATCCGTGGATTCGACCCGCTCAATGATGCGATCGACTATGGCAAGCAACTGATCCCACTGACCCGCCAGCTGGTCGCAGCGCGCGAGCAGGCCAAACAGGTCGCTTAA